In Epinephelus lanceolatus isolate andai-2023 chromosome 13, ASM4190304v1, whole genome shotgun sequence, the following are encoded in one genomic region:
- the smek1 gene encoding serine/threonine-protein phosphatase 4 regulatory subunit 3 isoform X1: protein MTDTRRRVKVYTLNEDRQWDDRGTGHVSSGYVDRLKGTSLLVRAESDGSLLLESKINPNTAYQKQQDTLIVWSEAENYDLALSFQEKAGCDEIWEKICQVQGKDPSVDITQDVVDESEEERFDDMSSPGLELPPCELNRLEDLAELVASSLPSPLRREKLALAVENEGYIRKLLELFRVCEDLENREGLHHLYEIIKGIFLLNRTALFEVMFSEECIMDVIGCLEFDPALPQPRRHREFLTKTARFKEVIPISDPELRQKIHQTYRVQYIQDMVLPTPSVFEENMLSTLHSFIFFNKVEIVGMLQDDEKFLTDLFAQLTDEATDDDKRHELVNFLKEFCAFSQTLQPQNRDAFFKTLSNMGILPALEVILGMDDVQVRGAATDIFSYLVEYNPSMVREFVMQESQQNDDDILLINLIIEHMICDTDPELGGAVQLMGLLRTLVDPENMLATANKTEKTEFLSFFYKHCMHVLSAPLLANTTEEKPSKDDFQTSQLLALILELLTFCVEHHTYHIKNYIINKDILRRVLVLTASQHAFLALCALRFMRRIIGLKDEFYNRYIMRNFLFEPVIKAFLNNGSRYNLMNSAIIEMFEYVRVEDVKSLTAHIVENYWKALEDVDYVQTFKGLKLRYEQQRERQDNPKLDSMRSILRNHRFRRDARTLEDEEEMWFNTDEDDLEDGKAVVSPSDKMKSEEDLMEPISKFMERKKLKDTEDKEVLGKSSLSGRQNPSFKLSFSGSTKTSLSSPPSSASLNPGSPGSPGSPGSGARSSPSTTTVTTKGGLVGLVDYPDDDEEEEEEEEEDGESKEDPLPPSKKSKLSS from the exons ATGACGGACACTCGTCGACGAGTCAAAGTCTATACCCTCAATGAGGACAGACAGTGGGATGACCGTGGGACCGGACACGTCTCCTCAGGCTATGTGGACCGTTTGAAAGGCACGTCTCTACTAGTGCGGGCAGAGAGTGATG GTTCCCTACTGTTGGAGTCCAAAATCAACCCAAACACAGCCTACCAGAAACAACAG GACACATTGATAGTATGGTCCGAGGCTGAAAATTATGATCTGGCACTCAGCTTCCAGGAGAAGGCTGGCTGTGATGAAATCTGGGAGAAAATATGCCAG GTGCAGGGAAAGGACCCGTCTGTGGACATTACCCAGGATGTGGTGGACGAGTCCGAGGAGGAACGCTTTGACGACATGTCGTCGCCAGGTCTGGAGTTACCGCCATGTGAACTGAACCGCTTGGAAGACCTGGCTGAGCTGGTGGCCTCCTCACTCCCGTCTCCTCTGCGGCGTGAGAAACTGGCACTGGCTGTGGAGAATGAGGGCTACATTCGCAAACTCCTGGAACTCTTCCGTGTGTGTGAGGATTTGGAGAACAGAGAGGGACTGCACCACCTGTATGAAATAATTAAAGGCATCTTCCTGCTCAATCGTACTGCACTCTTTGAGGTTATGTTCTCCGAGGAGTGCATAATGGACGTCATTGGTTGTTTGGAGTTTGATCCAGCACTCCCGCAGCCACGGCGGCATCGGGAGTTTCTAACAAAGACAGCCCGCTTTAAGGAAGTGATCCCCATCTCTGATCCTGAACTGCGTCAGAAAATACACCAGACGTATCGGGTGCAGTATATTCAGGACATGGTGCTGCCCACGCCCTCTGTTTTTGAGGAAAACATGCTGTCCACCCTGCACTCCTTCATCTTCTTCAACAAGGTGGAGATTGTGGGCATGCTTCAG GACGATGAGAAGTTCCTGACAGACCTCTTTGCACAGCTAACAGACGAGGCCACAGACGATGACAAAAGACACGAACTG GTGAACTTCCTAAAAGAATTCTGTGCATTCTCACAAACGTTACAACCTCAAAACAGAGACGCCTTCTTCAAGACATTGTCAAACATGGGCATTCTACCTGCACTAGAGGTCATACTG GGAATGGATGACGTTCAGGTGCGTGGGGCAGCCACAGATATCTTCTCTTATCTGGTGGAGTACAACCCCTCCATGGTACGAGAGTTCGTCATGCAGGAGTCTCAGCAGAATGATGAT GACATCCTCCTGATCAACCTGATCATAGAACACATGATCTGTGATACAGACCCAGAGCTAGGTGGAGCGGTGCAGCTGATGGGCCTGCTACGGACTCTGGTGGACCCTGAGAACATGCTGGCTACTGCAAAT AAAACAGAGAAGACAGAGTTCCTGAGCTTCTTCTACAAGCACTGTATGCACGTCCTCTCAGCTCCACTACTGGCCAACACCACAGAGGAAAAACCTAGCAAAG ATGATTTCCAAACATCCCAGTTGCTGGCCTTGATCCTGGAGCTGCTGACATTCTGCGTTGAGCACCACACCTATCACATAAAGAACTACATCATCAACAAGGACATTCTCAGGAGGGTACTGGTGCTCACTGCCTCTCAGCACGCCTTCCTGGCACTAT GTGCCCTGCGCTTCATGCGGAGGATCATCGGTCTGAAGGATGAATTCTACAATCGCTACATCATGAGAAACTTTCTCTTCGAGCCTGTCATCAAGGCCTTCCTCAACAACGGCTCACGCTACAATCTCATGAACTCAGCCATCATTGAGATGTTCGAGTATGTCCGTGTG GAGGACGTGAAGTCTCTCACAGCTCATATAGTAGAAAACTACTGGAAAGCTCTGGAGGATGTCGACTACGTTCAGACGTTCAAGGGCCTGAAGCTGCGGTATGAGCAGCAGCGAGAGAGGCAAGACAACCCCAAACTGGATAG CATGCGTTCCATCCTGAGGAACCACCGCTTCCGTCGTGACGCACGCACgctggaggatgaagaggagatgTGGTTCAACACCGATGAGGATGACCTCGAGGATGGCAAGGCTGTGGTTTCTCCCTCTGACAAGATGAAGAGTGAGGAAGACCTCATGGAACCAATAAGCAAGTTCatggagagaaagaaat TGAAAGACACAGAAGACAAAGAAGTCCTGGGGAAGTCGAGCCTATCAGGCAGGCAGAACCCCAGCTTCAAGCTCTCCTTCTCCGGCTCCACTAAGACCAGCCTGTCCAGCCCTCCTTCATCTGCCTCATTGAACCCAGGTTCTCCAGGATCGCCAGGTTCTCCGGGCTCAGGGGCACGGAGTTCACCCTCCACCACAACTGTAACCACAAAG
- the smek1 gene encoding serine/threonine-protein phosphatase 4 regulatory subunit 3 isoform X2, with protein sequence MTDTRRRVKVYTLNEDRQWDDRGTGHVSSGYVDRLKGTSLLVRAESDGSLLLESKINPNTAYQKQQDTLIVWSEAENYDLALSFQEKAGCDEIWEKICQVQGKDPSVDITQDVVDESEEERFDDMSSPGLELPPCELNRLEDLAELVASSLPSPLRREKLALAVENEGYIRKLLELFRVCEDLENREGLHHLYEIIKGIFLLNRTALFEVMFSEECIMDVIGCLEFDPALPQPRRHREFLTKTARFKEVIPISDPELRQKIHQTYRVQYIQDMVLPTPSVFEENMLSTLHSFIFFNKVEIVGMLQDDEKFLTDLFAQLTDEATDDDKRHELVNFLKEFCAFSQTLQPQNRDAFFKTLSNMGILPALEVILGMDDVQVRGAATDIFSYLVEYNPSMVREFVMQESQQNDDDILLINLIIEHMICDTDPELGGAVQLMGLLRTLVDPENMLATANKTEKTEFLSFFYKHCMHVLSAPLLANTTEEKPSKDDFQTSQLLALILELLTFCVEHHTYHIKNYIINKDILRRVLVLTASQHAFLALCALRFMRRIIGLKDEFYNRYIMRNFLFEPVIKAFLNNGSRYNLMNSAIIEMFEYVRVDVKSLTAHIVENYWKALEDVDYVQTFKGLKLRYEQQRERQDNPKLDSMRSILRNHRFRRDARTLEDEEEMWFNTDEDDLEDGKAVVSPSDKMKSEEDLMEPISKFMERKKLKDTEDKEVLGKSSLSGRQNPSFKLSFSGSTKTSLSSPPSSASLNPGSPGSPGSPGSGARSSPSTTTVTTKGGLVGLVDYPDDDEEEEEEEEEDGESKEDPLPPSKKSKLSS encoded by the exons ATGACGGACACTCGTCGACGAGTCAAAGTCTATACCCTCAATGAGGACAGACAGTGGGATGACCGTGGGACCGGACACGTCTCCTCAGGCTATGTGGACCGTTTGAAAGGCACGTCTCTACTAGTGCGGGCAGAGAGTGATG GTTCCCTACTGTTGGAGTCCAAAATCAACCCAAACACAGCCTACCAGAAACAACAG GACACATTGATAGTATGGTCCGAGGCTGAAAATTATGATCTGGCACTCAGCTTCCAGGAGAAGGCTGGCTGTGATGAAATCTGGGAGAAAATATGCCAG GTGCAGGGAAAGGACCCGTCTGTGGACATTACCCAGGATGTGGTGGACGAGTCCGAGGAGGAACGCTTTGACGACATGTCGTCGCCAGGTCTGGAGTTACCGCCATGTGAACTGAACCGCTTGGAAGACCTGGCTGAGCTGGTGGCCTCCTCACTCCCGTCTCCTCTGCGGCGTGAGAAACTGGCACTGGCTGTGGAGAATGAGGGCTACATTCGCAAACTCCTGGAACTCTTCCGTGTGTGTGAGGATTTGGAGAACAGAGAGGGACTGCACCACCTGTATGAAATAATTAAAGGCATCTTCCTGCTCAATCGTACTGCACTCTTTGAGGTTATGTTCTCCGAGGAGTGCATAATGGACGTCATTGGTTGTTTGGAGTTTGATCCAGCACTCCCGCAGCCACGGCGGCATCGGGAGTTTCTAACAAAGACAGCCCGCTTTAAGGAAGTGATCCCCATCTCTGATCCTGAACTGCGTCAGAAAATACACCAGACGTATCGGGTGCAGTATATTCAGGACATGGTGCTGCCCACGCCCTCTGTTTTTGAGGAAAACATGCTGTCCACCCTGCACTCCTTCATCTTCTTCAACAAGGTGGAGATTGTGGGCATGCTTCAG GACGATGAGAAGTTCCTGACAGACCTCTTTGCACAGCTAACAGACGAGGCCACAGACGATGACAAAAGACACGAACTG GTGAACTTCCTAAAAGAATTCTGTGCATTCTCACAAACGTTACAACCTCAAAACAGAGACGCCTTCTTCAAGACATTGTCAAACATGGGCATTCTACCTGCACTAGAGGTCATACTG GGAATGGATGACGTTCAGGTGCGTGGGGCAGCCACAGATATCTTCTCTTATCTGGTGGAGTACAACCCCTCCATGGTACGAGAGTTCGTCATGCAGGAGTCTCAGCAGAATGATGAT GACATCCTCCTGATCAACCTGATCATAGAACACATGATCTGTGATACAGACCCAGAGCTAGGTGGAGCGGTGCAGCTGATGGGCCTGCTACGGACTCTGGTGGACCCTGAGAACATGCTGGCTACTGCAAAT AAAACAGAGAAGACAGAGTTCCTGAGCTTCTTCTACAAGCACTGTATGCACGTCCTCTCAGCTCCACTACTGGCCAACACCACAGAGGAAAAACCTAGCAAAG ATGATTTCCAAACATCCCAGTTGCTGGCCTTGATCCTGGAGCTGCTGACATTCTGCGTTGAGCACCACACCTATCACATAAAGAACTACATCATCAACAAGGACATTCTCAGGAGGGTACTGGTGCTCACTGCCTCTCAGCACGCCTTCCTGGCACTAT GTGCCCTGCGCTTCATGCGGAGGATCATCGGTCTGAAGGATGAATTCTACAATCGCTACATCATGAGAAACTTTCTCTTCGAGCCTGTCATCAAGGCCTTCCTCAACAACGGCTCACGCTACAATCTCATGAACTCAGCCATCATTGAGATGTTCGAGTATGTCCGTGTG GACGTGAAGTCTCTCACAGCTCATATAGTAGAAAACTACTGGAAAGCTCTGGAGGATGTCGACTACGTTCAGACGTTCAAGGGCCTGAAGCTGCGGTATGAGCAGCAGCGAGAGAGGCAAGACAACCCCAAACTGGATAG CATGCGTTCCATCCTGAGGAACCACCGCTTCCGTCGTGACGCACGCACgctggaggatgaagaggagatgTGGTTCAACACCGATGAGGATGACCTCGAGGATGGCAAGGCTGTGGTTTCTCCCTCTGACAAGATGAAGAGTGAGGAAGACCTCATGGAACCAATAAGCAAGTTCatggagagaaagaaat TGAAAGACACAGAAGACAAAGAAGTCCTGGGGAAGTCGAGCCTATCAGGCAGGCAGAACCCCAGCTTCAAGCTCTCCTTCTCCGGCTCCACTAAGACCAGCCTGTCCAGCCCTCCTTCATCTGCCTCATTGAACCCAGGTTCTCCAGGATCGCCAGGTTCTCCGGGCTCAGGGGCACGGAGTTCACCCTCCACCACAACTGTAACCACAAAG